In the Halorussus salinus genome, GAGCCAGCGGGCGACCGAGACGACGACGACCGACGCCGACGGCGGCGTGCCCGGATTCGGCGTGGCCGTGACGCTGGTGGCACTCGTGGCCGCCGCGCTGGTCGCGGTCCGACGCCGCGGCTGAGACGAGTCGTTAGCCAGCAGTAACTTTTCGTTTCGTTCCGTTTTGCGCCGGTACGGAGCGCGTAACCTCCCGTTACGGGTGGGATGGTCGTGTATACTAAAGACCCTCTCGCGTCTAAAATAGAACCACGAAGACGAAACTTCGGTGATTTACCCTGAGTTGGACACTCCCCACCGCAGAACTGGACGAATCGTTCGAAGACGGCGAAGTCATGTTCGCCGTGGACGACACCGACGACGAGCGCACGTCGGTCATCGCCGACGTGTCGAACGACGAGGCGTATCTGGCGATGCCCTTCGAGGAGTCCCGCACGCTCTCGCAGTGGCGCTAATGCGCCGACCGCCCTCCTTCTAATCCGGTCGCGTAACCGCTTTCGACCGCGTAGCCGTGTTCCGCCGCGCGTCGAGCGCCAGCGACCGCTCGGCGACGCGCCACGGGACGTGTCTCGACCGGACGAGTCTCGCCCCGAATCAGAACTGCCTTCTCGGTCCTCTCCCAACGACGCGACCGATGAACCTGACACTCAC is a window encoding:
- a CDS encoding DUF7556 family protein, which encodes MDESFEDGEVMFAVDDTDDERTSVIADVSNDEAYLAMPFEESRTLSQWR